In a single window of the Elaeis guineensis isolate ETL-2024a chromosome 4, EG11, whole genome shotgun sequence genome:
- the LOC105042541 gene encoding cyclin-dependent kinase E-1 encodes MGDGRGAVGGRPAWLQFYDLVGKIGEGTYGLVFLARTKHRKGCIAIKKFKQSKEGDGVSPTAIREIMLLREISHENVVKLVNVHINHADMSLYLAFDYAEHDLYEIIRHHREKLNHPINQYTVKSLLWQLLNGLNYLHSNWIIHRDLKPSNILVMGEGEEHGVVKIADFGLARIYQAPLKPLYENGVVVTIWYRAPELLLGAKHYTSAVDMWAVGCIFAELLTLKPLFQGVEVKGTPNPFQLDQLDKIFKVLGHPTPEKWPTLACLPYWQNDQQHIQAHKYDNPALHSYVHLQQKSAAYDLLSRMLEYDPQKRITAAAALEHEYFRMDPLPGRNALVPSQPGEKAVNYPARPVDTTTDFEGTTSVQPSQSVSSGNAVPGSVAAAAVVAPRQVPRSMPVVGMQRMPGGGMAPFNIASQAGMGGLNPGNIPMQRGVAAPAHPQQSRRKDPGMGLQNTGYPQQRRRF; translated from the exons ATGGGCGACGGGCGGGGCGCCGTTGGCGGCCGGCCGGCGTGGCTCCAGTTCTACGATCTGGTGGGGAAGATTGGGGAGGGGACGTACGGGCTCGTGTTCTTGGCCCGGACCAAGCACCGCAAGGGCTGCATCGCGATCAAGAAGTTTAAGCAATCCAAGGAGGGCGATGGCGTCTCCCCCACGGCCATTCGCGAAATCATG CTATTACGGGAAATTTCTCATGAGAATGTCGTCAAACTTGTAAATGTACACATCAACCATGCTGATATGTCACTATATCTCGCATTTGACTATGCTGAGCATGACTTGTAT GAAATCATCAGACATCATAGAGAGAAGCTTAACCATCCAATCAATCAGTACACAGTGAAGTCACTTCTTTGGCAACTGCTCAATGGGCTCAATTATCTTCACAG TAATTGGATTATACATCGAGATCTCAAGCCATCCAACATTCTG GTTATGGGTGAGGGCGAGGAACATGGAGTTGTGAAAATTGCTGATTTTGGACTTGCTAGAATATATCAAGCTCCATTGAAACCTTTATATGAAAATGGG GTTGTGGTAACGATCTGGTATCGTGCTCCTGAGCTTCTACTTGGAGCAAAACACTATACAAGTGCTGTTG ATATGTGGGCTGTTGGATGCATTTTTGCTGAGCTACTGACTCTGAAACCGTTGTTTCAAGGGGTGGAAGTCAAAGGTACTCCTAACCCATTTCAG CTTGATCAATTGGACAAGATATTCAAGGTCTTAG GGCACCCTACACCTGAGAAGTGGCCCACTTTAGCATGTCTTCCATACTGGCAAAATGATCAACAACATATACAGGCACATAAGTA TGACAACCCGGCTCTCCATAGCTATGTCCATTTACAACAAAAGAGTGCGGCATACGATCTCCTTTCAAGGATGCTTGA GTATGATCCTCAAAAGCGAATAACTGCAGCAGCAGCTTTGGAGCATGA GTATTTTCGGATGGATCCTCTGCCAGGGCGGAA TGCACTGGTGCCATCCCAGCCAGGAGAGAAAGCTGTGAATTACCCTGCGCGTCCTGTTGACACTACTACAGATTTTGAAGGGACAACCAGTGTTCAACCTTCTCAATCG GTATCATCCGGAAATGCTGTTCCTGGGAGTGTCGCAGCTGCAGCTGTGGTGGCCCCTAGACAAGTTCCTCGATCAATGCCTGTGGTTGGAATGCAAAGGATGCCAGGTGGGGGGATGGCACCTTTTAATATTGCATCCCAAGCTGGCATGGGTGGTCTGAATCCTGGTAATATTCCTATGCAAAGGGGTGTGGCTGCTCCAGCTCATCCGCAGCAG TCAAGGAGAAAAGATCCAGGAATGGGACTGCAGAATACCGGGTATCCTCAGCAGAGGAGGCGCTTTTGA
- the LOC105042540 gene encoding cell division cycle 20.2, cofactor of APC complex, whose product MDAGSFSSSISSEKTRPASRHPLQEVGSRPYMPSLRSSSKDLSSRQSGGDRFIPDRSAMDFDMAYYLLTEPRKEKENTAAASPSKETYRRLLAENLLNNRTRILAFKSKPPAPAEGVLQEAYSNASSHQAKLAKPRRYIPQSAERTLDAPDLVDDYYLNLLDWGSSNVLSIALGNTVYLWDASDGSTSELVTVDEDVGPVTSVSWAPDGRHIAVGLNSSDIQLWDSSSNRLLRTLRGVHGSRVGSLAWNNNILTTGGMDGKIVNNDVRVRSHMVQTYRGHQQEVCGLKWSGSGQQLASGGNDNLLHIWDISMASSNPSPGQNQWLHRFEDHMAAVKALAWCPFQSNLLASGGGGGDRCIKFWNTHTGACLNSVDTGSQVCSLLWNKNERELLSSHGFTQNQLTLWKYPSMVKIAELTGHTSRVLFMAQSPDGCTVASAAGDETLRFWNVFGTPEAPKPAAKTASTGPFTSFNHIR is encoded by the exons ATGGATGCAGGAAGTTTCTCTTCTTCGATCTCTTCCGAGAAGACCCGGCCTGCATCCCGCCATCCTCTTCAAGAAGTAGGTTCAAGGCCTTACATGCCTTCGCTCCGCTCCTCATCGAAAGATCTTTCTTCCCGGCAGAGT GGAGGAGATAGATTCATTCCGGACCGGTCTGCTATGGATTTTGACATGGCCTACTACCTGCTAACAGAGCCAAGGAAAGAGAAGGAGAACACTGCAGCTGCATCCCCATCCAAAGAGACATACAGAAGGCTTCTTGCTGAGAATCTTCTCAATAATAGAACTCGAATCCTTGCCTTCAAGAGTAAGCCTCCGGCACCTGCCGAAGGTGTCCTCCAAGAAGCCTATTCCAATGCTTCCTCCCATCAGGCCAAGTTGGCAAAGCCACGGAGATACATTCCCCAG TCTGCTGAGAGAACTCTAGATGCACCGGACCTTGTTGATGACTACTATCTGAATCTGCTGGATTGGGGAAGCAGCAATGTTCTGTCGATCGCCCTCGGGAACACGGTGTATCTTTGGGATGCTTCGGATGGTTCTACATCTGAGCTTGTGACCGTGGATGAAGATGTTGGTCCTGTCACCAGTGTAAGTTGGGCTCCTGATGGACGGCATATTGCTGTTGGTTTGAACTCCTCTGACATCCAATTGTGGGACTCGAGTTCCAACCGCCTG CTGAGAACTTTGAGAGGAGTCCATGGATCTCGAGTCGGATCTCTTGCTTGGAACAACAACATACTCACAACAGGGGGGATGGATGGAAAGATCGTCAATAATGATGTGAGAGTAAGGTCTCACATGGTGCAGACCTACCGCGGACACCAGCAAGAGGTCTGTGGGTTGAAGTGGTCAGGCTCAGGACAGCAACTGGCAAGCGGAGGCAATGACAACCTGCTTCACATTTGGGACATATCGATGGCATCTTCAAATCCATCTCCAGGCCAGAATCAGTGGCTCCACAGGTTCGAGGACCACATGGCTGCGGTTAAGGCCCTTGCTTGGTGTCCCTTCCAGAGTAACTTGCTCGCATCCGGTGGTGGCGGCGGCGATCGGTGCATCAAGTTTTGGAACACCCATACAGGCGCTTGCTTGAATTCAGTGGACACTGGCTCCCAAGTGTGCTCCCTGTTGTGGAATAAGAACGAGCGTGAATTGCTTAGCTCTCATGGCTTTACTCAGAACCAACTGACTCTCTGGAAGTACCCTTCGATGGTGAAGATTGCGGAGCTTACAGGCCATACCTCTCGGGTTCTCTTCATGGCTCAG AGTCCAGATGGGTGCACGGTGGCATCTGCAGCTGGGGATGAAACGCTGAGATTTTGGAATGTATTTGGAACTCCTGAAGCACCAAAGCCTGCTGCCAAGACAGCTAGTACAGGACCCTTCACCAGTTTTAATCACATTAGGTGA